A single Salmo trutta chromosome 14, fSalTru1.1, whole genome shotgun sequence DNA region contains:
- the LOC115207471 gene encoding putative uncharacterized protein DDB_G0290521 isoform X2, whose translation MSPSPGHPRSLVLDRSQSAPAYMRQAGAPTPGQSQTEPGFQGLPIPGPSSQAQNTAPTAPQSPLSGPSPTNHTQPLLSTITTPPALSTCSPPADKMVTGTPTLGGSASQIPSATEIGCASEKAGNSSVFPHPEESLTTQPMEQEEDMSDTITDHRTCLSIPLQQSEGGSQYPHQPVSNPPSLTLEPCPFGSTSTEIKPPPASSQNTVPSERDQPEGKRCSYSDQIPSLAQALLELHELLVSNSRSLSPQDHSASCSPSHRQNADGLDDNHNPTVEPQVLTPENTTQPSPSTAVTADAEPCDAKANHPAAVSDRGPPPDCVLPGSSEQSLETRTEAEPGEGHREPEPQCPNSSWGERRADGYGLDTSKRKGTMSEAKGPSSLQADLVFREPPEGQQGRGVADGRASGNDNPNTLNLQPDTTGEESGVSPHTSPLPQAPDHPSSSVPLFSAPRLFTDDHIQRIQAAGFSAREAAEALEQAQGSVELALLALLARKITVPT comes from the exons ATGTCCCCTTCCCCCGGCCATCCCCGGAGCCTTGTCCTGGACcgctcccagtctgctccagcctacATGCGCCAGGCTGGGGCCCCAACACCAGGACAGAGCCAAACAGAGCCTGGCTTCCAGGGTCTCCCCATCCCTGGACCCTCATCCCAGGCCCAGAACACAGCACCTACAGCCCCACAGTCTCCTCTCTCAGGCCCCAGCCCTACCAACCACACCCAGCCCCTCCTTTCCACTATCACCACTCCCCCGGCTCTGTCCACATGCTCCCCCCCTGCAGACAAGATGGTGACTGGGACTCCCACCTTGGGAGGTTCAGCCAGTCAGATCCCTTCAGCCACAGAGATTGGGTGTGCCTCTGAGAAGGCAGGGAACAGCTCAGTGTTCCCCCACCCAGAGGAAAGCCTTACCACTCAGCCCATGGAGCAGGAGGAGGACATGTCAGACACCATTACAGATCACCGGACCTGTCTGAGTATCCCACTTCAGCAGAGTGAAGGGGGTTCCCAATATCCCCACCAGCCCGTCTCTAATCCCCCATCACTCACACTAGAACCCTGTCCTTTTGGATCCACCTCTACAGAGATCAAGCCTCCCCCTGCCTCCTCCCAGAACACTGTGCCATCAGAGAGGGACCAGCCAGAGGGGAAGCGCTGTTCCTACTCAGACCAGATCCCATCTCTGGCCCAGGCCCTGCTGGAGCTCCATGAGCTGCTGGTGTCTAACAGCCGTAGCCTGTCCCCTCAGGACCACAGTGCCTCCTGCTCCCCCTCACACAGACAGAATGCTGACGGACTGGACGACAACCACAACCCCACCGTAGAGCCCCAAGTCCTGACACCTGAAAACACCACCCAACCCTCCCCCTCTACTGCCGTTACAGCTGATGCAGAACCATGCGATGCCAAAGCCAACCATCCTGCTGCTGTGTCTGACAGAGGACCTCCTCCTGACTGTGTCCTGCCAGGCTCCTCTGAGCAGAGCCTGGAGACCAGGACCGAGGCTGAACCAGGAGAGGGACACAGGGAACCAGAACCACAGTGTCCAAACAGCTCCTGGGGGGAAAGGAGGGCAGACGGGTATGGGCTAGATACCAGTAAACGCAAAGGGACTATGTCTGAAGCCAAAGGCCCCTCTTCACTCCAAGCAGACCTGGTGTTCAGGGAGCCCCCTGAGGGGCAGCAGGGGAGGGGTGTGGCAGACGGGAGAGCCTCTGGCAATGACAACCCAAACACACTCAACCTCCAACCTGACACAACA GGGGAGGAGTCTGGCGTTTCGCCCCACACTTCACCTCTTCCTCAGGCCCCGGaccacccctcctcctcagtccctctcttctctgctccaCGTCTCTTTACCGATGATCACATCCAAAGGATCCAGGCAGCTGGCTTCTCTGCCAGAGAGGCTGCGGAggcactggaacaggcccagggCAGTGTGGAGCTGGCTCTGCTGGCACTACTGGCCCGCAAGATCACTGTGCCCACCTAG
- the LOC115207471 gene encoding putative uncharacterized protein DDB_G0290521 isoform X1, with translation MSPSPGHPRSLVLDRSQSAPAYMRQAGAPTPGQSQTEPGFQGLPIPGPSSQAQNTAPTAPQSPLSGPSPTNHTQPLLSTITTPPALSTCSPPADKMVTGTPTLGGSASQIPSATEIGCASEKAGNSSVFPHPEESLTTQPMEQEEDMSDTITDHRTCLSIPLQQSEGGSQYPHQPVSNPPSLTLEPCPFGSTSTEIKPPPASSQNTVPSERDQPEGKRCSYSDQIPSLAQALLELHELLVSNSRSLSPQDHSASCSPSHRQNADGLDDNHNPTVEPQVLTPENTTQPSPSTAVTADAEPCDAKANHPAAVSDRGPPPDCVLPGSSEQSLETRTEAEPGEGHREPEPQCPNSSWGERRADGYGLDTSKRKGTMSEAKGPSSLQADLVFREPPEGQQGRGVADGRASGNDNPNTLNLQPDTTQQSPLSMAAGSPGEESGVSPHTSPLPQAPDHPSSSVPLFSAPRLFTDDHIQRIQAAGFSAREAAEALEQAQGSVELALLALLARKITVPT, from the coding sequence ATGTCCCCTTCCCCCGGCCATCCCCGGAGCCTTGTCCTGGACcgctcccagtctgctccagcctacATGCGCCAGGCTGGGGCCCCAACACCAGGACAGAGCCAAACAGAGCCTGGCTTCCAGGGTCTCCCCATCCCTGGACCCTCATCCCAGGCCCAGAACACAGCACCTACAGCCCCACAGTCTCCTCTCTCAGGCCCCAGCCCTACCAACCACACCCAGCCCCTCCTTTCCACTATCACCACTCCCCCGGCTCTGTCCACATGCTCCCCCCCTGCAGACAAGATGGTGACTGGGACTCCCACCTTGGGAGGTTCAGCCAGTCAGATCCCTTCAGCCACAGAGATTGGGTGTGCCTCTGAGAAGGCAGGGAACAGCTCAGTGTTCCCCCACCCAGAGGAAAGCCTTACCACTCAGCCCATGGAGCAGGAGGAGGACATGTCAGACACCATTACAGATCACCGGACCTGTCTGAGTATCCCACTTCAGCAGAGTGAAGGGGGTTCCCAATATCCCCACCAGCCCGTCTCTAATCCCCCATCACTCACACTAGAACCCTGTCCTTTTGGATCCACCTCTACAGAGATCAAGCCTCCCCCTGCCTCCTCCCAGAACACTGTGCCATCAGAGAGGGACCAGCCAGAGGGGAAGCGCTGTTCCTACTCAGACCAGATCCCATCTCTGGCCCAGGCCCTGCTGGAGCTCCATGAGCTGCTGGTGTCTAACAGCCGTAGCCTGTCCCCTCAGGACCACAGTGCCTCCTGCTCCCCCTCACACAGACAGAATGCTGACGGACTGGACGACAACCACAACCCCACCGTAGAGCCCCAAGTCCTGACACCTGAAAACACCACCCAACCCTCCCCCTCTACTGCCGTTACAGCTGATGCAGAACCATGCGATGCCAAAGCCAACCATCCTGCTGCTGTGTCTGACAGAGGACCTCCTCCTGACTGTGTCCTGCCAGGCTCCTCTGAGCAGAGCCTGGAGACCAGGACCGAGGCTGAACCAGGAGAGGGACACAGGGAACCAGAACCACAGTGTCCAAACAGCTCCTGGGGGGAAAGGAGGGCAGACGGGTATGGGCTAGATACCAGTAAACGCAAAGGGACTATGTCTGAAGCCAAAGGCCCCTCTTCACTCCAAGCAGACCTGGTGTTCAGGGAGCCCCCTGAGGGGCAGCAGGGGAGGGGTGTGGCAGACGGGAGAGCCTCTGGCAATGACAACCCAAACACACTCAACCTCCAACCTGACACAACACAGCAGAGCCCCCTGTCCATGGCTGCGGGCTCACCTGGGGAGGAGTCTGGCGTTTCGCCCCACACTTCACCTCTTCCTCAGGCCCCGGaccacccctcctcctcagtccctctcttctctgctccaCGTCTCTTTACCGATGATCACATCCAAAGGATCCAGGCAGCTGGCTTCTCTGCCAGAGAGGCTGCGGAggcactggaacaggcccagggCAGTGTGGAGCTGGCTCTGCTGGCACTACTGGCCCGCAAGATCACTGTGCCCACCTAG
- the si:ch73-15b2.5 gene encoding rho guanine nucleotide exchange factor 19 isoform X1, with amino-acid sequence MAQLPDLVVHLRSESFHHTYPCMGVLDHLENDLMEQMPSVECSEQPGGSEESNRSEMSGNIVGGVTEDQNQLEDLFGSGGIAATLMSVATLHTWGLGGQVQQSVPKLFSVPGQDDREATASPLSLYKDDDNEGAADANKEDTQDLTLKELFESKYTHVFPLYQYYCLQSVKADLNRINHNSLSELVTAQCLPGLQSPPVFRVVTSPPPLSPLTVNPCSFWQDLSEVKESGLLKTLSLSELRLQEAMFEMIGSEASYLRSLGVAVYHFFASKTLKQTLHRMEHHILFSNLRSVMAASEGFLLDLELRLGEDVVISQVGDIVLRHCLTFRSLYVPYVTNMMYQEALVTLLLLALCPIPRQENREFLLAVKELESDPICRRQTLKYFLVLPFQRITRLKIIMESILKLTGQDSKSIPCLKQAIEAIHKIVMECDGGVQRMKQIEKLVDLDKHMDFVNVKSIPLITSVRFLVHEGPLRQLTPEGYVPGSRISYMDVYLHLFNDLLLISLKKEMRFRVLDHAVFPTHVHTEQLKTEALGLPLESFVLRLSQNHTGHATAFILAPHTTTRSDKEAWMKALSSVSGDMYEGPVKYCTV; translated from the exons ATGGCTCAGCTGCCTGACTTGGTAGTTCACTTAAGGAGTGAGTCATTTCACCACACATATCCCTGCATGGGGGTTTTGGACCACCTTGAGAATGATCTTATGGAACAGATGCCATCGGTAGAGTGCTCAGAACAACCTGGTGGGTCTGAGGAGAGCAACAGGTCAGAGATGAGTGGAAACATTGTAGGTGGTGTGACAGAAGATCAGAACCAATTGGAGGACCTCTTTGG TTCTGGAGGCATAGCAGCAACTCTCATGTCTGTGGCCACTTTACATACATGGGGTCTTGGAGGCCAGGTGCAGCAATCTGTGCCCAAGTTATTTTCAGTTCCAGGGCAGGATGACAGGGAGGCTACAGCCTCTCCATTATCACTCTATAAGGATGATGACAATGAAGG GGCAGCAGATGCCAATAAAGAGGATACTCAAGACCTCACTTTGAAGGAATTGTTTGAGTCTAAGTACACTCATGTTT TTCCTCTGTATCAGTACTACTGCCTGCAATCTGTAAAAGCTGACCTAAACAGGATAAACCACAACAGTCTGTCTGAGCTTGTGACCGCCCAGTGTCTACCTGGCCTACAGTCCCCACCTGTCTTCCGCGTGGTCACCTCTCCCCCACCACTGTCTCCTCTCACAGTAAACCCATGCAGCTTTTGGCAGGACTTGTCTGAGGTGAAGGAGAGTGGCCTACTTAAAACCCTCTCCCTCAGCGAGCTCCGTCTACAGGAG GCTATGTTTGAGATGATTGGTTCTGAGGCCTCCTACCTGAGAAGCCTGGGGGTAGCTGTGTATCACTTCTTTGCATCAAAGACACTGAAACAGACCCTCCATCGCATGGAGCATCACATTCTGTTTTCCAACCTACGCAGTGTGATGGCAGCCAGTGAGGG GTTTCTGCTGGACCTGGAGTTACGTCTGGGGGAGGATGTGGTGATCTCTCAGGTTGGAGACATTGTGCTGCGTCACTGCCTCACGTTCCGATCCCTCTACGTGCCATATGTGACCAACATGATGTACCAGGAGGCCCTGGTCACGCTACTGCT TCTTGCTCTTTGCCCTATTCCCAGGCAGGAGAACCGAGAGTTTCTGTTAGCAGTGAAGGAACTGGAGAGTGATCCAATATGTCGGCGACAGACCCTAAAATACTTCCTAGTCCTCCCCTTCCAGAGGATCACACGTCTGAAGATCATCATGGAG AGCATCCTGAAGCTGACTGGGCAAGACTCTAAATCGATCCCTTGTCTGAAACAGGCCATTGAAGCCATACACAAG ATAGTGATGGAGTGTGATGGGGGGGTTCAGCGGATGAAGCAGATTGAGAAACTGGTGGACCTGGACAAGCACATGGATTTTGTCAATGTTAAG TCCATTCCTCTGATCACAAGTGTCCGCTTTCTGGTGCATGAAGGCCCCTTGAGACAGCTCACTCCAGAGGGCTATGTGCCAGGATCCAGGATTTCCTACATGGATGTTTACCTGCACCTTTTCAATGACCTGTTGCTCATCTCATTGAAAAA AGAGATGCGTTTCAGAGTGCTGGATCATGCAGTGTTCCCCACCCACGTGCACACTGAGCAGCTGAAAACAGAGGCCCTTGGTCTGCCCCTGGAGTCCTTCGTGCTGCGCCTCTCCCAGAACCACACTGGGCATGCCACTGCTTTCATACTTGCCCCACATACC
- the si:ch73-15b2.5 gene encoding rho guanine nucleotide exchange factor 19 isoform X2 — protein MAQLPDLVVHLRSESFHHTYPCMGVLDHLENDLMEQMPSVECSEQPGGSEESNRSEMSGNIVGGVTEDQNQLEDLFGSGGIAATLMSVATLHTWGLGGQVQQSVPKLFSVPGQDDREATASPLSLYKDDDNEGAADANKEDTQDLTLKELFESKYTHVFPLYQYYCLQSVKADLNRINHNSLSELVTAQCLPGLQSPPVFRVVTSPPPLSPLTVNPCSFWQDLSEVKESGLLKTLSLSELRLQEAMFEMIGSEASYLRSLGVAVYHFFASKTLKQTLHRMEHHILFSNLRSVMAASEGFLLDLELRLGEDVVISQVGDIVLRHCLTFRSLYVPYVTNMMYQEALVTLLLQENREFLLAVKELESDPICRRQTLKYFLVLPFQRITRLKIIMESILKLTGQDSKSIPCLKQAIEAIHKIVMECDGGVQRMKQIEKLVDLDKHMDFVNVKSIPLITSVRFLVHEGPLRQLTPEGYVPGSRISYMDVYLHLFNDLLLISLKKEMRFRVLDHAVFPTHVHTEQLKTEALGLPLESFVLRLSQNHTGHATAFILAPHTTTRSDKEAWMKALSSVSGDMYEGPVKYCTV, from the exons ATGGCTCAGCTGCCTGACTTGGTAGTTCACTTAAGGAGTGAGTCATTTCACCACACATATCCCTGCATGGGGGTTTTGGACCACCTTGAGAATGATCTTATGGAACAGATGCCATCGGTAGAGTGCTCAGAACAACCTGGTGGGTCTGAGGAGAGCAACAGGTCAGAGATGAGTGGAAACATTGTAGGTGGTGTGACAGAAGATCAGAACCAATTGGAGGACCTCTTTGG TTCTGGAGGCATAGCAGCAACTCTCATGTCTGTGGCCACTTTACATACATGGGGTCTTGGAGGCCAGGTGCAGCAATCTGTGCCCAAGTTATTTTCAGTTCCAGGGCAGGATGACAGGGAGGCTACAGCCTCTCCATTATCACTCTATAAGGATGATGACAATGAAGG GGCAGCAGATGCCAATAAAGAGGATACTCAAGACCTCACTTTGAAGGAATTGTTTGAGTCTAAGTACACTCATGTTT TTCCTCTGTATCAGTACTACTGCCTGCAATCTGTAAAAGCTGACCTAAACAGGATAAACCACAACAGTCTGTCTGAGCTTGTGACCGCCCAGTGTCTACCTGGCCTACAGTCCCCACCTGTCTTCCGCGTGGTCACCTCTCCCCCACCACTGTCTCCTCTCACAGTAAACCCATGCAGCTTTTGGCAGGACTTGTCTGAGGTGAAGGAGAGTGGCCTACTTAAAACCCTCTCCCTCAGCGAGCTCCGTCTACAGGAG GCTATGTTTGAGATGATTGGTTCTGAGGCCTCCTACCTGAGAAGCCTGGGGGTAGCTGTGTATCACTTCTTTGCATCAAAGACACTGAAACAGACCCTCCATCGCATGGAGCATCACATTCTGTTTTCCAACCTACGCAGTGTGATGGCAGCCAGTGAGGG GTTTCTGCTGGACCTGGAGTTACGTCTGGGGGAGGATGTGGTGATCTCTCAGGTTGGAGACATTGTGCTGCGTCACTGCCTCACGTTCCGATCCCTCTACGTGCCATATGTGACCAACATGATGTACCAGGAGGCCCTGGTCACGCTACTGCT GCAGGAGAACCGAGAGTTTCTGTTAGCAGTGAAGGAACTGGAGAGTGATCCAATATGTCGGCGACAGACCCTAAAATACTTCCTAGTCCTCCCCTTCCAGAGGATCACACGTCTGAAGATCATCATGGAG AGCATCCTGAAGCTGACTGGGCAAGACTCTAAATCGATCCCTTGTCTGAAACAGGCCATTGAAGCCATACACAAG ATAGTGATGGAGTGTGATGGGGGGGTTCAGCGGATGAAGCAGATTGAGAAACTGGTGGACCTGGACAAGCACATGGATTTTGTCAATGTTAAG TCCATTCCTCTGATCACAAGTGTCCGCTTTCTGGTGCATGAAGGCCCCTTGAGACAGCTCACTCCAGAGGGCTATGTGCCAGGATCCAGGATTTCCTACATGGATGTTTACCTGCACCTTTTCAATGACCTGTTGCTCATCTCATTGAAAAA AGAGATGCGTTTCAGAGTGCTGGATCATGCAGTGTTCCCCACCCACGTGCACACTGAGCAGCTGAAAACAGAGGCCCTTGGTCTGCCCCTGGAGTCCTTCGTGCTGCGCCTCTCCCAGAACCACACTGGGCATGCCACTGCTTTCATACTTGCCCCACATACC